In Paenibacillus sp. BIC5C1, a genomic segment contains:
- a CDS encoding DUF6886 family protein, whose protein sequence is MLYHFSEVSDIHVFIPREQQNRAEFPAVVWAIDEEHEYSYYFPRDCPRIICKKTDTLSDENREKFFKHSDADIIVTVESSWYPSIMNQTLYRYQFDDTTFELFDPTAGYYISYQVNKPLHIDRMDGLMERLFKKGIELRYTPNLYPLREAILTSDFKEFGIHRFNNATKV, encoded by the coding sequence ATGCTTTATCATTTTAGCGAGGTTTCAGATATCCATGTTTTTATTCCAAGAGAGCAACAAAACAGAGCTGAATTTCCAGCAGTGGTGTGGGCTATTGATGAAGAGCATGAATATTCATATTACTTTCCAAGAGATTGCCCTAGAATCATCTGTAAAAAGACTGACACTTTAAGTGATGAGAATAGGGAGAAGTTTTTCAAGCATTCTGATGCTGATATCATCGTTACGGTTGAAAGTTCATGGTATCCGAGTATTATGAATCAGACCCTGTACAGGTACCAATTCGATGACACGACTTTTGAACTCTTTGATCCAACGGCGGGATACTACATTTCTTATCAGGTTAATAAGCCTCTACATATAGACCGCATGGATGGTTTAATGGAGAGATTATTTAAGAAGGGAATTGAACTCAGATATACTCCAAATCTGTACCCACTGAGAGAGGCGATACTTACATCGGATTTCAAAGAATTTGGAATACATCGATTCAATAATGCAACGAAAGTTTAG
- a CDS encoding MFS transporter, whose translation MNIKWLVRSQTIVTLASGMIYPYYLLFLKNLGNSFSKYGLAFAVFTISSAAASQWLASRMDRHAKKWLIVSSVGMAAAMIAFPWVISYIWVLLLQMMMGICNAMQRMSERVLLADYTVAGQRGSAVGNYHFWTSAASGFAVIIGGVLIDWLTIDVLFYLSAILYMWGALAVWRLRSISEETVDE comes from the coding sequence ATGAATATCAAGTGGCTTGTTCGATCTCAAACTATTGTTACGCTCGCTTCGGGCATGATTTATCCGTATTATCTTTTGTTTCTCAAAAATCTGGGTAACAGCTTCTCCAAATATGGGCTTGCCTTTGCCGTATTTACAATCAGCTCGGCTGCTGCTTCACAATGGCTCGCTTCCCGGATGGATCGACACGCCAAGAAGTGGCTCATTGTAAGTTCGGTAGGGATGGCCGCAGCCATGATTGCATTCCCTTGGGTCATATCCTACATCTGGGTGCTGCTGCTGCAAATGATGATGGGCATATGCAATGCGATGCAGCGGATGAGTGAACGGGTGCTGCTCGCCGATTATACGGTTGCTGGGCAGCGGGGATCAGCTGTAGGCAACTATCATTTCTGGACATCCGCCGCGTCAGGATTTGCGGTTATTATTGGCGGTGTGCTGATTGATTGGCTGACGATCGATGTATTATTTTATCTGAGTGCCATACTGTATATGTGGGGAGCTCTAGCAGTCTGGCGATTACGAAGCATTTCTGAGGAAACAGTAGATGAATAA
- a CDS encoding DUF3243 domain-containing protein → MNEQNHVIHKDGQVSTDKVDNAIDKIAPEEREQILQNFDAFKEYLGKRIAMGESIGLGEEQMAKIAEKVADYLAAREEPRNREEKLLQELWNVGKEEERHMLAHMLVRLAQGSTPNH, encoded by the coding sequence ATGAATGAACAAAATCATGTTATCCATAAAGATGGCCAAGTTTCAACTGACAAAGTAGACAATGCGATTGATAAGATTGCGCCGGAGGAACGGGAACAGATTTTACAGAATTTTGATGCCTTCAAAGAATATCTGGGCAAACGAATTGCAATGGGAGAATCGATTGGACTGGGTGAGGAGCAGATGGCCAAAATTGCCGAGAAAGTAGCCGACTATTTGGCTGCCCGGGAAGAGCCGCGTAACCGTGAGGAGAAGTTGCTGCAAGAACTGTGGAATGTCGGGAAAGAGGAAGAGCGCCATATGCTGGCTCATATGCTAGTGCGTCTGGCACAAGGTTCAACCCCGAATCATTAA
- a CDS encoding AraC family transcriptional regulator, translated as MPSVMQFSGPLEYSYRSTSTYDPGASDGFHSHPQYEVYYFHDGECTYLIGDRVYNLEPGDLVLMHGMTLHRPHPMPGRPYVRTTLHFDPSAIRSSLHPDRVSEVLKPFEELRNCRINLTGSIRSEFEALLLSLHQLTVNPGDFKEERMNVRLCDLLYVIAGICRGRVEDHLPSSDKERHVQHIIGYVETHYMEDIGLDDLASELHLSKPYLAGLFKEMTGSTIFKYVYDRRINQAKLLFQFQPDISVTEASRLAGFKRLSHFSRMFKQSVGCAPDLYRSRLHRSFD; from the coding sequence GTGCCAAGTGTAATGCAATTTAGTGGCCCACTGGAATATAGCTATCGCTCCACCAGCACGTACGACCCTGGAGCATCGGACGGATTTCATTCGCATCCGCAATATGAGGTGTACTATTTTCATGATGGCGAATGCACCTATCTGATTGGGGATCGAGTCTATAACCTTGAACCGGGTGATCTGGTCCTGATGCATGGCATGACCCTTCATCGGCCACATCCCATGCCAGGCAGACCGTATGTGCGAACGACGCTGCACTTCGATCCCTCGGCCATCCGCAGCAGTCTGCACCCGGATCGGGTGAGCGAAGTCCTAAAGCCGTTCGAAGAACTAAGAAACTGCCGGATCAATCTGACAGGCAGTATTCGCTCCGAATTCGAAGCTTTGCTGCTGAGTCTGCATCAGCTTACGGTGAATCCGGGTGATTTCAAAGAGGAACGCATGAACGTTCGTTTATGTGACCTGCTGTATGTTATAGCTGGAATCTGCCGAGGCAGGGTCGAGGACCACCTTCCCTCTTCCGATAAGGAGCGGCATGTACAGCATATCATTGGTTATGTCGAAACTCATTATATGGAGGACATTGGGCTGGATGATCTGGCAAGTGAGCTTCATCTGTCCAAGCCTTACTTGGCAGGATTGTTTAAAGAAATGACGGGCAGTACCATATTTAAATATGTGTATGACCGCCGCATTAATCAGGCCAAACTGCTATTTCAGTTCCAGCCGGATATCAGTGTGACAGAGGCTAGCCGACTGGCCGGGTTCAAACGTTTATCCCATTTCAGTCGAATGTTCAAACAAAGTGTAGGGTGTGCACCTGATCTGTACCGCAGTCGATTACATCGATCGTTTGATTAA
- a CDS encoding acyl-[acyl-carrier-protein] thioesterase, producing MQSEQEQPFKLGYRVGSADADYRSQCRASALLEHMQLAADRDLAGMGVTVSQMLDQGLGWMLLTTDVTIMRPARLEEEVSLQTWHKENKGVTWLRDYILTDREGTHLSEARTAWTLVDLKRRRVVRPSALPFEVKSHPDLSLGEAPAKVTVPSELSLQEKYRLTVQYSSTDSNGHMNNARYADICCDALTLDELASGMIRLQISYHREIRMQEQMIVERSEVTEGAVWVRGRLAEENGSIIFEAKLTLGDFIASPSDQ from the coding sequence ATGCAATCTGAACAAGAACAACCATTCAAGCTTGGTTACCGAGTTGGATCAGCAGATGCCGATTACAGATCACAATGTCGTGCATCTGCTTTACTGGAACATATGCAGTTGGCAGCAGACCGCGATTTAGCAGGCATGGGAGTTACCGTATCGCAGATGCTGGATCAGGGATTGGGCTGGATGCTATTAACGACAGATGTCACGATCATGCGCCCAGCCCGATTGGAAGAAGAAGTATCCTTGCAGACATGGCATAAAGAAAATAAAGGTGTGACATGGTTAAGGGATTATATCCTCACAGATCGAGAGGGGACACATCTGTCTGAGGCTCGCACGGCTTGGACGTTGGTCGATCTAAAGAGACGCAGAGTCGTCAGACCATCAGCTTTGCCTTTTGAAGTGAAATCGCATCCCGATTTATCCTTAGGTGAAGCTCCTGCTAAAGTGACGGTCCCCTCTGAACTCAGCTTGCAGGAAAAATATCGTCTAACTGTACAATACAGCAGCACAGATAGTAATGGTCATATGAACAACGCCCGGTATGCAGACATATGTTGTGATGCATTAACACTGGATGAACTGGCTTCAGGTATGATCCGTCTGCAAATTTCATATCATCGTGAGATTCGTATGCAGGAGCAAATGATTGTTGAGCGTTCAGAGGTTACTGAGGGCGCTGTGTGGGTCCGGGGAAGATTGGCTGAAGAGAATGGGAGCATTATTTTTGAAGCCAAATTGACTCTCGGAGATTTCATTGCTTCGCCCAGTGATCAATAA
- a CDS encoding glutathione peroxidase — MPTIYDFSVTKTSGERFPLYQYEGKPVLIVNTASKCKYTHQFDDMQKLYDRYKEQGLQIIGFPCNQFAEQEPGSSEEAESFCQINYGVKFPMFSKMDVNGEAAHPLYDFLKKSGPFAGFDESDVQAKLLKLMVADKAPEWLHGDAIKWNFTKFLIDAEGHVVKRFEPVDSIDEIQASIEQLL, encoded by the coding sequence ATGCCAACCATCTATGATTTTAGCGTAACCAAAACGAGTGGAGAACGTTTCCCGCTCTATCAATACGAAGGAAAACCTGTACTGATCGTGAATACAGCGAGCAAGTGTAAGTACACGCATCAGTTCGACGACATGCAGAAGCTTTATGACCGATATAAAGAGCAAGGACTTCAGATCATTGGTTTTCCTTGTAATCAGTTTGCCGAGCAAGAGCCGGGAAGCAGTGAAGAAGCGGAGTCCTTTTGTCAGATTAACTATGGCGTGAAATTCCCCATGTTCTCCAAGATGGATGTCAATGGAGAAGCAGCGCATCCACTGTATGACTTTTTGAAAAAATCGGGACCGTTTGCAGGTTTTGATGAGTCAGATGTGCAAGCGAAACTGCTGAAGCTGATGGTGGCGGACAAAGCACCGGAATGGTTGCATGGGGATGCAATTAAATGGAACTTCACGAAGTTTCTGATTGATGCCGAAGGGCATGTGGTTAAACGTTTTGAACCTGTTGACTCGATTGACGAGATCCAGGCGAGTATTGAACAGCTACTGTAA
- a CDS encoding FAD-binding oxidoreductase — protein sequence MNQIETLCVRGGGGHLFKKTSMLLLLLVLCVWTYWRTDSDDQNPYLITDYSRLHPVKVERVVEGHEEQQLVELLQDAQERNLTISIAGQRHSQGGHTYYKDGIVIDMTSYNKVLEVNTDAKKVRVQAGATWSDVQRAIIPYGLAVKNMQSQNIFTVGGSISVNAHGRELHQGSLIESVDSFHLLTADGKIRQVSRSENAELFPLVLGGYGLFGVILDVTLKLTDDEVYRLTTEQVQVEDYPSYFQKNILGDPMMRMHLARISVQPGEGYFHEMYALNYASDPTASLEDYNHLDERESGVLPSKLLFNLNREFEWGRAWFWPLQQRYFESQDGKMISRNNAMASASAFMEYHQPGENDLLQEYFIPVDAFPAFVQEMGEIVSQEQLDLLNITVRYVKHDEEAVLSYATHDMFGLVCLFHASLSEEEQGKFKDSMQQLIDAVLRYNGTYYLPYAGYATSEQFEQAYPRKSEFFAAKEKVDPNHLFMNYFMEQYGGNHL from the coding sequence TTGAATCAAATTGAAACGTTATGTGTTAGGGGAGGAGGAGGTCATCTGTTCAAAAAAACGAGCATGCTCCTGTTACTTCTTGTTTTATGTGTGTGGACATATTGGAGAACGGATAGCGATGATCAGAATCCATATCTGATTACCGACTACAGCCGTCTTCATCCGGTTAAGGTTGAACGTGTAGTGGAAGGCCATGAAGAGCAGCAGCTCGTTGAATTGCTTCAGGACGCCCAAGAGAGAAATCTAACGATATCTATTGCCGGGCAGCGCCATAGTCAGGGAGGGCACACCTACTATAAAGATGGCATTGTCATAGACATGACTTCGTATAACAAAGTGCTGGAAGTTAATACCGATGCCAAAAAGGTACGTGTGCAGGCTGGGGCGACCTGGTCTGACGTACAGCGAGCCATTATCCCATATGGATTGGCGGTCAAAAATATGCAGTCCCAAAATATTTTCACTGTAGGCGGATCTATCAGTGTGAATGCACACGGTCGAGAGCTTCATCAAGGTTCCTTAATTGAAAGTGTCGATTCCTTTCATCTCTTGACGGCAGATGGTAAAATTAGGCAAGTTAGTCGCAGCGAGAATGCAGAGCTTTTCCCGCTTGTACTCGGGGGTTACGGACTGTTTGGCGTGATTCTGGACGTTACGTTGAAGTTAACGGATGACGAAGTCTATCGTCTCACAACTGAGCAGGTGCAGGTTGAGGACTACCCGTCTTATTTTCAAAAGAATATCCTGGGAGACCCGATGATGCGAATGCATCTGGCCCGAATTTCAGTTCAGCCCGGTGAAGGCTACTTTCACGAGATGTACGCATTGAATTATGCCTCTGATCCAACGGCTTCACTGGAAGATTATAATCATCTGGATGAACGTGAAAGTGGCGTGCTTCCCAGCAAACTCCTGTTCAATTTGAACCGTGAATTCGAATGGGGGCGGGCCTGGTTTTGGCCGCTTCAACAGCGGTACTTCGAGTCACAGGATGGCAAGATGATTAGCCGCAACAATGCGATGGCTTCTGCGTCTGCCTTCATGGAGTATCATCAGCCCGGTGAAAATGATTTGCTGCAGGAATATTTTATTCCGGTTGATGCCTTTCCCGCATTTGTTCAGGAGATGGGTGAGATTGTATCCCAGGAGCAATTGGATCTGCTTAACATTACAGTCAGGTATGTGAAACATGATGAAGAAGCTGTACTTTCCTATGCAACACACGATATGTTCGGTCTTGTCTGTTTATTTCACGCTTCATTGTCCGAGGAAGAACAAGGGAAGTTCAAAGACAGTATGCAGCAGCTGATAGATGCCGTCCTTCGATATAACGGAACATATTATCTGCCCTATGCAGGTTATGCAACTTCAGAGCAATTCGAACAGGCTTATCCACGAAAGAGTGAGTTTTTTGCAGCCAAAGAAAAAGTTGACCCCAATCATCTTTTTATGAACTATTTTATGGAGCAGTATGGAGGAAATCATCTATGA
- a CDS encoding S-layer homology domain-containing protein, with product MNNRINKRTRRKLWNAILCGVLVIGSISIGESTAQAAATQQGFKDTTSSYAKDAIAHLVKAGIAAGTSENTFEPKKAVTRAEFATFAVRLLGLKPVKNNINPYNDVSMSAWYYGNVAAMTNLSILEGKSQGVFQPNASITREEAAALLVRMLKQSSKSTNLLSSTYDDAAKISEWARPYVQTVYQLGLMRGSDGKFRPHDQVTREEAAVMLDAILQKKTWSDQLKSEDQLGIQLGWQYNASTAEFKKQIEQSEANTLVPRWFFLNSSMKVTDLTDTSLLSWAAATDRQIWPLLGNRSNPDLTHQMLSSSANRASVISQVTSFVKTYKLDGINVDFENVLPADREGMTAFITSLTTALHALGAVVSVDVSPDLGTDWTDAFDYAQLGAISDYMVLMGYEEHWNGDPQAGSVASLPWVERALDTMLAEVVRAKTILALPLYTRDWSSVNPAASSWDITLAEQGTRARASGSVRRWDADLVQYIIGYNSNGTPRYIWAEDSRSLSAKVMMSGERNIAGLAYWYMGGETADVWNAISNASRFESYIF from the coding sequence GTGAATAATAGAATAAACAAACGTACCCGGCGAAAGCTATGGAATGCTATTTTGTGCGGTGTACTAGTGATAGGATCAATCTCCATCGGTGAATCCACAGCTCAGGCAGCAGCGACACAGCAGGGGTTCAAGGATACAACCTCCAGTTATGCCAAGGATGCGATTGCACATCTCGTCAAGGCAGGAATTGCTGCTGGAACCTCCGAGAATACGTTTGAACCCAAAAAGGCAGTCACTCGTGCTGAATTTGCAACATTTGCTGTGAGACTGCTAGGTTTGAAACCTGTTAAAAACAATATTAATCCTTATAACGATGTTAGCATGAGCGCTTGGTACTACGGTAACGTTGCAGCCATGACCAATCTTTCCATACTTGAGGGCAAGAGTCAGGGCGTGTTCCAGCCAAACGCCTCCATTACGCGGGAAGAAGCGGCTGCACTGCTGGTGAGGATGCTGAAACAATCCTCCAAATCAACGAATCTCCTGTCATCCACGTATGACGATGCAGCTAAGATATCCGAATGGGCGCGTCCTTATGTGCAGACTGTATATCAGCTTGGTTTGATGCGCGGCAGTGATGGCAAGTTTCGCCCGCATGACCAAGTGACCAGAGAAGAGGCAGCAGTGATGCTGGATGCCATTTTGCAAAAGAAAACCTGGTCAGATCAGCTGAAAAGCGAGGATCAGCTTGGTATTCAGCTAGGATGGCAATATAACGCCTCTACAGCTGAGTTCAAGAAACAGATTGAACAATCGGAAGCAAATACACTGGTTCCCCGTTGGTTTTTCCTGAATAGCAGCATGAAAGTCACAGATCTTACGGACACGTCGCTATTATCCTGGGCAGCTGCTACAGACCGACAGATATGGCCATTGCTAGGCAATCGTTCGAACCCGGACCTTACTCACCAGATGTTATCGAGCTCAGCCAACCGGGCTTCAGTGATCTCACAGGTCACCTCTTTTGTGAAAACATATAAACTGGATGGCATTAACGTGGATTTCGAAAACGTACTGCCAGCTGATCGTGAAGGAATGACTGCATTTATTACTTCCCTGACAACGGCTTTGCACGCACTGGGCGCTGTTGTATCCGTGGATGTATCACCCGACCTGGGGACAGACTGGACCGATGCATTTGATTATGCGCAATTGGGCGCCATATCGGATTACATGGTACTAATGGGTTATGAGGAGCACTGGAACGGCGATCCGCAAGCAGGGTCTGTGGCATCTCTTCCTTGGGTTGAAAGGGCTTTGGATACGATGCTCGCTGAGGTAGTTCGCGCCAAAACAATTCTCGCCCTGCCTTTATATACACGGGATTGGTCTTCTGTTAATCCGGCAGCCAGTTCATGGGACATCACTTTGGCAGAACAGGGAACTCGTGCGCGAGCTTCAGGTTCCGTGAGACGATGGGATGCAGATCTGGTCCAATATATCATCGGCTACAACAGTAATGGGACACCGAGATATATATGGGCAGAGGACAGTCGTTCATTATCCGCGAAAGTAATGATGAGCGGAGAACGTAACATTGCGGGATTGGCATACTGGTATATGGGCGGAGAGACGGCAGATGTATGGAATGCCATTTCGAATGCTTCACGATTTGAATCATACATTTTCTAA
- a CDS encoding tetratricopeptide repeat protein: MNDLQQAILLRTEGKMQEAIELLQELALQEPDNAEVWYQLAWAHDSLGLEREAVPHYEKALGLGLPVEDRTGAILGLGSTYRTLGQYEQAKAWFEKGLSEFPENREFEVFLAMVLYNLGEHAEAMKRLLVQLADTSRDKGISDYSRAIRFYADQLDRVWE, encoded by the coding sequence ATGAATGATTTACAGCAGGCTATCCTCTTGAGGACGGAGGGGAAAATGCAGGAGGCGATAGAGCTGCTGCAGGAATTGGCATTACAGGAACCGGACAATGCAGAGGTTTGGTACCAGCTCGCTTGGGCTCATGATTCACTGGGACTGGAGCGTGAAGCGGTACCCCATTATGAAAAGGCTCTAGGTCTTGGGCTTCCGGTTGAGGACAGGACAGGTGCCATACTTGGACTTGGCAGCACGTATCGGACTCTGGGGCAGTACGAGCAGGCGAAGGCCTGGTTTGAAAAGGGGTTAAGTGAATTCCCGGAGAACCGGGAATTTGAAGTTTTTCTTGCCATGGTGCTCTACAATCTGGGTGAGCATGCGGAGGCAATGAAGCGGTTGCTGGTACAACTGGCTGATACATCAAGGGATAAGGGAATAAGCGACTACAGCAGAGCCATCCGTTTCTATGCAGATCAACTGGATCGAGTATGGGAATAG
- a CDS encoding nitroreductase family protein — protein sequence MSKSFFEALKNRRSYYGINKESTISDAKIQEIVEEAVKYTPTSFNSQTSRAVVLLGEQHDKLWNHTEEILREVVGNEEAFKSTAEKMAGFRSGYGTVLFFEDNNVIAQLQQNFAAYADNFPIWANQSNGMLQLVIWTALEQEGLGASLQHYNPLIDEKVKQEWNIPENWRLIAQMPFGKPTATPGEKEFQPIEQRVKVHK from the coding sequence GTGTCTAAATCTTTCTTTGAAGCGTTGAAAAACAGAAGATCTTATTATGGAATCAATAAGGAATCCACAATCTCGGATGCTAAAATTCAGGAAATCGTGGAAGAAGCGGTAAAATACACTCCGACTTCATTCAACTCACAAACATCTCGTGCCGTAGTATTGCTCGGTGAACAACACGACAAACTGTGGAATCACACGGAAGAAATTTTGCGTGAAGTGGTAGGAAATGAAGAAGCCTTCAAATCCACAGCTGAGAAAATGGCTGGATTCCGAAGCGGATACGGTACAGTACTCTTCTTCGAAGACAACAATGTGATTGCGCAGCTTCAACAAAATTTTGCAGCTTATGCGGATAACTTCCCGATCTGGGCGAACCAATCCAACGGTATGTTGCAACTGGTGATCTGGACTGCTTTGGAACAAGAAGGTCTGGGCGCTTCCCTGCAGCACTATAACCCGTTGATTGACGAGAAGGTCAAACAGGAATGGAACATTCCGGAGAACTGGAGACTGATCGCTCAAATGCCATTCGGCAAACCAACAGCAACACCAGGCGAGAAAGAATTCCAACCGATTGAACAACGTGTAAAAGTACACAAGTAA
- a CDS encoding GyrI-like domain-containing protein yields the protein MEAKVVILPAFQVAGYKIEATVAAFESGLGKIHYEQLLKRKEEIQHRINDNVILMQIYPMDAHFNPKEDVFTHLIGYEVLTDSAAPPDMILHAVKESQYVTCTHKGLESELDATYDYLYGQWIDETGYELKDYDFEIWDERYQPDHPDNEIDLFVALQ from the coding sequence ATGGAAGCTAAAGTTGTGATTTTGCCTGCTTTTCAGGTGGCAGGTTACAAAATTGAAGCCACGGTTGCTGCGTTTGAATCGGGTCTCGGCAAGATCCATTATGAACAACTGCTCAAAAGAAAAGAGGAGATTCAGCATCGGATAAATGACAATGTCATATTGATGCAGATCTATCCTATGGACGCACATTTTAATCCCAAGGAGGATGTGTTTACGCATCTGATTGGTTATGAGGTGCTCACAGACAGCGCTGCCCCACCTGATATGATTCTTCATGCGGTCAAGGAAAGCCAATATGTGACTTGCACACACAAAGGACTTGAATCGGAGCTTGATGCTACATATGATTATTTATACGGCCAATGGATAGATGAAACGGGGTATGAGCTGAAGGACTATGATTTTGAAATTTGGGATGAACGATATCAACCTGATCATCCCGATAATGAGATTGATTTGTTCGTAGCGTTGCAGTAG
- the cyoE gene encoding heme o synthase produces the protein MLKDMIALTKPGLLRLNVFAVAVGFWVASKWDISWISLLMVLIGSTLVIASACVINNYWDRELDQKMERTKKRIDYINHLKPKFVLGYGIVLGVVGFVLLYFLVNPLSGWMALLGWFAYIVIYTMWLKRSSTWSTSLGGIAGAMPPVIGYCAVTNQIDAGAWLLFALLFLWQPPHFWSLGIRRVEEYRAAGFPLLPVVKGVKRTKVQMIPYVFLLLPAVFLLYYYNYVGLVFLLVSAIGSLIWLIHTLSGLKTQDNEKWAKVNFLISVNYLMVVFIVMVVNTTWS, from the coding sequence ATGCTTAAAGACATGATTGCGTTAACGAAACCCGGACTTTTGCGGCTGAATGTGTTTGCGGTAGCGGTAGGGTTCTGGGTCGCTTCAAAATGGGATATCTCGTGGATATCTCTGCTCATGGTGTTGATTGGATCAACCTTGGTCATCGCTTCGGCTTGTGTCATTAACAACTACTGGGATCGTGAATTGGATCAGAAGATGGAGCGTACCAAAAAACGGATTGATTACATCAATCATCTTAAACCCAAGTTTGTATTGGGGTATGGAATTGTTCTTGGTGTGGTTGGTTTTGTGCTGCTGTACTTCCTGGTCAATCCGTTATCCGGTTGGATGGCACTCCTCGGATGGTTTGCTTATATCGTGATCTACACGATGTGGCTGAAACGCAGCTCGACCTGGAGTACGTCATTGGGTGGAATTGCGGGGGCGATGCCGCCTGTAATCGGTTATTGTGCGGTAACCAATCAGATTGATGCAGGTGCCTGGTTGCTGTTTGCGCTGTTATTCCTGTGGCAGCCACCTCACTTCTGGTCACTCGGGATTCGCAGAGTGGAAGAATATCGTGCAGCCGGTTTCCCACTGTTGCCGGTAGTCAAAGGTGTGAAGCGTACAAAGGTGCAGATGATTCCTTACGTGTTTCTGTTGCTTCCTGCTGTATTTCTGTTGTATTACTACAACTACGTTGGACTTGTGTTTCTGCTCGTATCCGCCATTGGTAGTCTGATCTGGTTGATTCATACACTAAGCGGATTGAAAACTCAGGATAATGAGAAATGGGCAAAAGTTAACTTTCTGATCTCTGTCAATTATCTCATGGTTGTATTCATTGTAATGGTGGTAAACACAACCTGGTCCTAA
- a CDS encoding NAD(P)/FAD-dependent oxidoreductase: protein MREYDCIIVGGGLAGLQAAIQMGRYSSHRVLVVDAGEGRSTLCRTYHNILGFPEGVSGEELRSKGRMQAEQTGVSFEKDRIIKAGRRGEQIQLFGSSGSEYMAKTVLLATGLTDRIPAIPGLRPTLGRTVYVCPDCDGYEIQDQRTILLGAGEAGANMAMVLIQRTNELLYINHEQSPISAELHRSMKEAGVRYLEAAVQEVQQMEDGHITGVLTEDGQIYESERGFIAFGGNRVHYELAEQLGAVIADNKHVEANPRSMLAAPNVWIAGDLGLHAEQATVAMGEGSIAAIWIHKALQQMKKENKVNQI, encoded by the coding sequence ATGCGAGAGTATGATTGCATCATAGTAGGTGGAGGACTCGCAGGACTTCAGGCAGCTATTCAGATGGGTCGTTATTCTTCCCATCGGGTATTGGTAGTGGACGCAGGAGAAGGCAGGTCAACGTTATGCCGAACCTATCATAATATTCTTGGTTTTCCTGAAGGAGTATCTGGTGAAGAGCTGCGCTCCAAAGGCAGAATGCAGGCAGAACAGACTGGAGTGTCTTTTGAGAAAGACCGTATAATTAAGGCAGGACGCCGGGGAGAACAGATTCAATTGTTCGGCTCTTCCGGCTCTGAATATATGGCAAAAACAGTCTTACTGGCAACTGGACTAACGGACAGGATACCGGCCATTCCGGGATTGAGGCCTACGTTGGGACGAACAGTATATGTGTGCCCGGATTGCGATGGATATGAGATTCAGGATCAGCGCACGATATTGCTGGGTGCAGGCGAAGCCGGTGCAAACATGGCTATGGTTTTGATTCAACGTACCAATGAGTTATTGTATATCAACCATGAGCAGTCTCCAATCTCCGCTGAACTTCATCGAAGCATGAAAGAGGCAGGAGTTCGTTACCTTGAGGCCGCCGTCCAAGAAGTGCAACAGATGGAAGATGGTCATATTACGGGTGTACTGACGGAAGATGGACAGATTTATGAGTCAGAGCGTGGATTCATTGCGTTTGGAGGCAATCGTGTACATTATGAACTGGCAGAGCAGCTTGGAGCCGTCATTGCGGATAATAAACACGTGGAAGCCAACCCGCGTAGTATGCTGGCCGCGCCTAATGTATGGATTGCCGGGGATCTGGGTCTGCATGCGGAACAAGCTACGGTTGCCATGGGCGAAGGTTCGATTGCTGCGATCTGGATTCACAAGGCATTGCAACAGATGAAAAAGGAAAACAAGGTGAATCAGATTTAA